A window of Pseudophryne corroboree isolate aPseCor3 chromosome 1, aPseCor3.hap2, whole genome shotgun sequence genomic DNA:
CAGATGCAAGtcttaagaggttggggagcggcgctctgggggaaacctttcaaggacgatggtcggctcaagagtcacttctcccaataaacatcctggaactcagggccatttacaacgcccttctacaagcaacacaccttctacaggatcgggctgttcaggtgcagtcggacaacgtgaccacactggcctacataaaccgacaaggcagaacgaagagcagagctgccatggcagaggtgtcaaagatcctcatctgggcagaaaggcacgcagtggcgatgtctgcaatcttcattccgtgcgtagacaactgggaagcagacttcctcagcagacacgatctccgtccaggggagtggggcctccatccggagttgTTCGAGGAGGTaatcggttggtggggggttcctcacatagacatgatggcctcctgcctcaacaagaagctacggaggtactgttccaggtcaagagacccacaggcagtggcggtggacgcactggtaacaccttgggtgttcaagtcagtgtatgtgttccctccacttcctctgataccaagggttcttcaactcgtgagaagaacgaaggttctggcaatcctcattgctccggactggccaaggagggcttggtacgcggacctgctggatcttctgctggaagatccacggcctttacctcttcgggaggatctgcttctgctggggccgttcgcttatcaagacttaccgcggcttcgtttgacggcatggcggttgaacgccagatcttaactcggaagggtatcctgagtgaggtcattcctaccttgatacaggccaggaagggggtaacgtctaagcattaccatcgcatttggaagaaacatgtttcttggtgtgaggccaagaagtttccggcggtggagtttcaacttggtcgttttctcctttttctgcaggcaggggtggatatgggtctgagactgggctccatcaaggtccagatctctgctttgtccatcttcttccaaaaacaattggctgtccttcctgaggttcagacctttttgaaaggggttctgcacatccagcctccctttgtggcgccttcgGCTCCATGtgatctggatgtggtgttgcagttcctacaatctgcttggtttgagcctctacaggaggctgatctcaagtttctcacgtggaaggcggtcaccttgttggccttggcttctgcgcgacgtgtgtcggaattgggggctttatcttgtaaaagcccctatctgatcttccatgaagacagggcagaacttaggactcgtccacagttcctgcctaaggttgtcggctttccacatcaaccagcctattgtggtgccagtggctactgactcctcaattacttcaaaggccttggatgtagtgaggactttgaagatttacgtgaagaggacggctcgtcataggaaaagtgactctgtttgtcctctatgatccaaagaaaactggatgtcctgcttctaagcagtcgatttcacgctggatcaggttcactacccagcatgcttattccacggcaggattgccgtgtccaaaatccgtgaaggcccactctactcgtaaagtggcttcttcctgggtggctgccaggggtgtctcggcgatacaactctgccgagcagctacttggtctgggtcgaacatgtttgccaagttttacaagttcgatactttggcctctgatgacctcaagtttggtcaggcagtgttgcagaagcctccgcgctctccctcccgtactgggagctttggtacatccccatggtactaatatggaccccagcatcctctaggacgttagagaaaataggattttggttacctaccggtaaatccttttctcatagtccgtagaggatgctgggcgcccgcccagcgcttcgtttcctgcattggttttatagttcagtgctacctggttcctaggtaagttctgcgttatttactgtttcagctgttgctgagttgttccggaatgttggccggattttcatgtttgtgtgagctggtatgaatctcgccactatctgtgtaattccttctctcgaagtatgttgtctcctcgggcacagtttctagactgagtctggtaggaggggcatagagggaggagccagcccacactattaaactcttaaagtgccaatggctcctggtggacccgtctgtactaatatggaccccagcatcctctacggactacgagaaaaggatttaccggtaggtaaccaaaatcctattttcaaggcTGGAATAAAGATATTGGACTTCGTTAACGACCCGTGGGAGCGCACATCGTTAACGATACAGtgtatacacactggacgatgtgaacgatatattgtCCGATCCGCCGGTTTGTGGGAGTTTAAATGCACATGTTAGATCATCAGCCTGGGAAGGGACCTTTGATGGATCCGTGTTTTTTTCTTATAGAAGCCCCTATGCTTTTGTAGCTATCACCATCTATTGATGGCATTAGCTAGTTGCCACAAGTTTTGGAAAGTTATCCTTTCCAGAGCTTAATGCATTGGTGCACAACGCAGCCCCATAGATCCTATAAGGCTTGCTGTGCTGTGGgaccacgggtggtcttcagtatgccgactgtcgggatcccggcgcacagtataccggcgtcggaatcccggcagccgacataccgacactctttctccctcgtgggggtccacgacgcccctggagggagaacaaaatagcgtggcgagcgcagctagcccgcaaggggctcatttgcgctcgccacgctgtcggtatgccggcggtcgggctcccggcgccggtatgctggtcgctgggagcccggccgacggcataccatactacacccgggacCACCTCAGGTATCTCTGttatctgctgcagacctttcttcATTAACATGGTAAACCTCCAAAAActacatttttgccatttttactgcatttttgcagtaatagaaatctTCCCTTAGCTTTCTAAagaatttacacggcttcaggattTGAGCCTGGAGAGATTACTAGGTTTGGTAAATGTTATCAATTTATTCTTGTCGTTATCCATTATTAGTGGCAGTTTTTATTTATCTTCTTTTCCTCTCCAGTTTAAGAAAAAAGCTAACCTTTCTGAGGAAGTGGAGACTGTGGGCAGTGCTGAGCAGATATCCCCAAACAGACGGTTTTTGAGTGGCAAGAAAAGGATTGGACGCTTGGCCAGACTTATTCACTTGATCACTCCGTACTGGCTACAGTGTGCATTGGGGTACCGTTCTGAACAAAACATAGTGAAGACCTCGACCTCTAATGGTAAGTAATGTAGAATTATAGCAGTTGGGTCTAAATGATTGATATACGTAGATGTAAACAAATTATTTTGCTTCCAGACATTTGGAAGGCCCCGCTAAAGCTGAATGAGAAAGGCAGCAAGAGCACACAGGATGACCTCGATATGGATGATCAACATAGCTTGGAGTCATACGGGACCGAAGATCTTACAGATGAGACAGATGAGGATGATGACCCTTCATATGAGGCACTTGGAGATTGGTTTGAAGACTGTAGGAGCTTGGTGTGTGGGTCTTGGAATTTGTTGTTGCCTAATGGTGTTAACTGGAGTTCTGGCTTTAGTAGATTATGGGTTGGGCTATCCTAGCACATACACGGTTTGGGGAATGGGATGGGTAAAAAGTGGGAAAAAACATGTTTTGTCATTTTAGGTAATTCCTTGTTTTAATGTAAATGATTACTGTATTAGACTCCCTGTTGGGAGTACTGTGTTGTTTTTTTCTAGCATccctaagggatattggggagacttagtacgatggggtatagacggggtccaaaggagccggtgcactttaaatttcttcactgggtgtgctggctcctcccctctatgccccctcccacaggcagtttagaaaaaagtgccctcaggagaggatgcacagctCTGCAGTTCCAGAGAGTttttttcaatttcttttaaacttttattattttcggtatgctgcaccgtgggagttgggggggcgggggtgtcaccggccttgcgaggtgtcagagcacttctccgctgcaggaccaccatcctgagaagTTGTTTGTTCAGCagagcactgcgccttagctgtcgcaatcgcagcacgccacacacccctaaaaaaatgcctgaaggtgacgactgtgGTGAGTACAAGCCGGGGGGTTCGGCTAGGGGGTCACCCGGTTCATGGTGTGGCTAAACGCGggtgcggcatacgggaccctcctgggggggacccgttgGAGCCCTCCGTgtaaactggctagcggtggcttaaactagcacttatgtgatgtttttaagcaaactaggagacattgggggtaattccaagttgatcgcagcaggatttttgatagcaactgggcaaaaccatgtgcactgcagggaaggcagatataacatgtgcagaaagagttagatttgggtgggttattttatttctgtgcagagtaaatactggctgctttatttttacactgcaaattagattgcagattgaacacaccacacccaaatctaactctctctgcacatgttatatctgcctcccctgcagtgcacatgggccctcattccgagttgttcgctcggtaaaaaccttcgcatcgcagcgattttccgcttaatgcgcatgcgcaatgttcgcactgcgactgcgccaagtaaatttgctatgcacttagtaattttactcacggctttttcatcgttctgg
This region includes:
- the LOC134935131 gene encoding uncharacterized protein LOC134935131 yields the protein MRTKSPGYMHSLLLRISRIWPLKYMFKKKANLSEEVETVGSAEQISPNRRFLSGKKRIGRLARLIHLITPYWLQCALGYRSEQNIVKTSTSNDIWKAPLKLNEKGSKSTQDDLDMDDQHSLESYGTEDLTDETDEDDDPSYEALGDWFEDCRSLPNYYERDREDYKLENDTESDVEVEEMDGIVMLKEATQPNYYERDREDYKLENDTESDVEVEEMDGIVMLKEATQDSSGNEE